The Winogradskyella schleiferi genome contains the following window.
TTTGCAAGAAAATGTACCTGGCGAATTTCCATATACAGCCGGTTTATATCCATTTAAAAGAACAGGAGAAGATCCTGCAAGAATGTTTGCAGGTGAAGGTGGTCCAGAACGGACCAATAGACGTTTTCATTATGTCAGTGCAGGTTTACCGGCAAAACGATTGTCGACAGCTTTTGATAGTGTAACACTTTATGGAAATGACCCTGATTTACGTCCAGATATTTATGGTAAAATTGGAAATGCTGGTGTTTCCATCTGTTGTTTGGATGATGCTAAAAAACTGTATTCTGGTTTTGATTTGGCAAATGTGATGACTTCTGTGAGTATGACCATCAATGGTCCTGCGCCAATGTTATTGGGCTTTTTTATGAATGCAGCGATAGACCAGCAATGTGAAATCTACATCAAAGAAAATGGTTTAGAAAAAGAAGTAGAAAAGAAAATTGAAGCCATTTATAAAGATAATGAGCGACCAAAATATAACGGTAAACTTCCAGAAGGAAACGACGGTTTAGGTTTAATGCTTTTAGGTGTTACGGGTGATCAAGTTTTACCTTCCGATGTTTATGCCGAAATAAAAAAGAACACCATCGCACAAGTTCGAGGAACAGTTCAAGCTGATATTTTAAAAGAAGATCAGGCTCAAAATACCTGTATTTTCTCTACTGAATTCGCGCTGCGTTTAATGGGAGATGTTCAGGAATATTTCATTGAAAATAATGTTCGGAATTTCTATTCGGTCTCTATTTCCGGTTATCATATTGCCGAAGCAGGAGCAAACCCAATAACACAACTAGCATTGACTTTATCCAATGGGTTTACTTATGTAGAATATTATTTAAGTAGAGGCATGGACATCAATAAGTTCGGACCTAATTTATCCTTCTTCTTTTCAAATGGTATAGATCCCGAATACGCGGTTATAGGTCGTGTGGCACGTAAGATCTGGTCTAAAGCGATGAAGCACAAATATGGTGCGAATCCTAGAGCGCAAATGTTGAAATATCACATTCAAACTTCTGGACGTAGTTTACATGCCCAAGAAATTGATTTTAATGATATCAGAACAACACTTCAAGCTTTATATGCGATTTATGATAATTGTAATTCATTACATACCAATGCTTATGATGAAGCAATTACAACACCTACGGAAGAGTCAGTTCGACGAGCGATGGCAATTCAACTGATAATTAATAAAGAGTTAGGATTGGCTAAAAATGAAAACCCAATCCAAGGTGCATTCATCATTGAAGAATTGACCGATTTGGTAGAAGAAGCCGTTTTATTGGAGTTTGATCGCATCACGGAAAGAGGTGGTGTTCTCGGAGCCATGGAAACTATGTACCAACGCAGCAAAATCCAAGAAGAAAGCCTGTATTATGAAACCTTAAAGCATAACGGACAGTTTCCAATTATTGGTGTGAACACCTTTTTGAGTAGTAAAGGTTCGCCAGCGGTTCAGCCAGCAGAAGTGATTAGAGCAACTGAAGACGAAAAGCAGTTTCAGATAAAAACTTTAGAACATCTGCATAATGCACATGATACTGAAGAATTATTGAAAAATTTGCAAAGCAAAGCCATTAATAACGAGAATATTTTTGAAGCGTTGATGGAGGTCTGTAAGGTTTGTTCGTTGGGGCAAATCACATCTGCCTTGTTTGAGGTTGGTGGTCAGTATCGCCGTAATATGTAAACAGAGAACCACTTTTTGCTTTTTGCAAAAAGTGAGTGAATCGCTTATGCTGAGCGCAGTCGAAGTATCTCAGAGAACCACTTTTTCTTTTTCTGAAAAAGTGTTTGATTAGCCTGTCCTGAGCTAAGTCGAAGGGCTTATGCTGAGCATTACTGAGAAACAAAAGATATTTAGTTAAGAGAGTAGTCAATAACGTTTGCCGAATTATCTAAGAGAACCTTTGCTTTTTCTTAAACTACCAAGTAAAAGGTGAAAAAGAACAGATTGAAAATGTTTTCACGTTCTTGTGGCTTCAAAATGAATAATGAAGGTTATTTAGTTGGGTAAATTCGAGATAAAGCTTACTGTAAAGTCTGTCATTAATGATATCTTTGCTTGAGATAGCACTATTGTAATTTGCTATTTAAAAATAGCGATAATGTCATTCAAAAAACTGCACCCTTTATTAAAAGAATCCTTAGAAAATGAAGGGTTTGAAACTTCAAATGCATTTCAGAAAAAAGTGTTGCCAATTTTAAAAGGTGGTTCCGATGCTTATGTGATTGCACCAAAAGACAGTGGAAAAACCACTGCACTAATTATAGCGACCATCCATAAATTAAAAGCAGCGGCTTTCGAAGATTCGCCAAGAGCCATTATAGTAGTCAATGACAAACAAAGTGCTTTAGATTTAAAAGATGAATTTGAGCGCTTTACAAATACAACGGATTTAAGGGTGTATACACTTTATGACGAATACGATATTGAAAAGCAAAAAACAGAAGTCTATTACGGTCAAGATATTGTCATAGCAACACCTGCGCGTTTAAGCAAAATTTATTTTCTGAATGGTATTCATTTAGGCGAAGTTCAATTATTTGCTATAGAAGATGCGGATTATTTAGGTCGTAATAATGCCTACAATCATATTTTACGGTTGTCTGAAAGTCTTCATAAATGTCAGTTTATGATTATTTCTGATACTATGAATTCTAAAATACAGAATTATCAAAATGCATTTATGAGTAATGCACAAGTGATTAAATAAAGTTGAACTTTTAAGTCTTATGAAATATTCTATCGCAATTCTTCTACTAATGGCTTCAATTTCTTTGAAGAGTCAAAATAAATCAGTTGAAAACTGGGTTCAAGATATCGTAGCTGATATGATTGAAATGAATGATTTAGATCGTTATAGTTCAGAAGAGTTATCACCAGATGTTAATGTGAATTTCATTTTGGTGGAATCTGTAAAGGATATTGACATAAAAGGAAGTACAATTACTATGCTTGTAAATCATGGCAAGGGTACCTATTGTACTAAATTGACTTTTAATTACATTGAGAAAAACGGGAATTTCCATTTGGTCTTTTCAAAACCTGAAACTAAAATAACTTTAGGGAAAGAAACGACGTGGATTACCCCTTGGATTGCTAAAACTAATATTTGTAATTAATGCTTATCAATTACAAGGTCATCATCCAGTGATGTTTCAGCTTTCTGAATTTTTTCAACTCACCACGAAGGATAGGTAAATAATCCCGTCCATTACTGTTCGATTTTTCTAGTCTTCTGCAATTACTGTATAGTCGTGTTGTTAAACGATCTAAGCTTTCAAGATGCTTACTTTTTTTGTCAGAACAACGTTCTTGTTCAGCACTTATGATTTTAGGCGCAAGATTTGTGGATTGTTGTACAATATCACCTGTAAAGTAAATATGTTCATCCTCGGAACCATCAGGATTTAAATAGGATAAATCTTGATTTAGATAGGTTGAAATGCTTCGGGAAAGTATAATAATATCCATAGCCTTTTGGTAAACAGGCAATTCGGAAAAATGTGATGGTAAGTTGTAATTCATGTTTTCAATAGCAATGTACACGAAATTAAGGACTTAAATTGAAATTGAGCTTTAATAATTAAAGTCATTTAGTATATTTGCTTTAATAATTATGTTTTTATAGGTAAATATCTTTAAATGAAAATCGATAATTTAAACTGGAAAATTCTAAAGTGCCTTCAGCAAAACGCGCGAATGTCAAGTGCCGAAATTGGCCGACAAGTGGGAATAACGTCTCCTGCAGTTTCTGAGCGTATAAAAAAAATGGAAGATGCTGAAATTATCCAAGGTTATACCACTTTTGTGTCGCCTTTTGAAGCTGGTTATCAATTGAAAGCGTTGATTACTTTACGAGCATTTATGGGCATGTTAAAACCATTTTTGGAAAAAGTGAAAACCTATGATGAGGTCGTGAACTGCTATCGAATTACAGGCAACGAAAATATAGTGATGGAAGTGGTTTTAAAAAACCAAAAACATCTGGAATCGTTTATAGATCAGTTAATCAGCTATGGGGAAACCAAAACACAGATTGTATTATCTCATGTGGTTAAATATAAGGAGATAAAGCCTTTATAGGGACAAGTCGCGACTTGTCCGTACCGCATTAAATGTGTGGTATTTAATCAATCCTCATCAAAAAAATCATTAGGATCAAACGGGATGTCATCATCAGGATCGTGGTCGTCGTAATTCACTCCTGGCGGATTAAAAAGTCCCCAACGATCAATAATATAATTCCACTCGTCAAACGTTTTCACCCATTCGGCAAAAAGGATTCTAAACTCTTCTACCGCAGTTCTTAAAAGGTCAAGATATGCGGTGTCTTTGTAGCCATGCATTTGCAATCCTCTAGCATTCGTAATCAGTTCTCGTGCCGCTTTTCTTATGATTGCGGCATTTTCCATACGTAAATCGTAGAGAGTATCTTCACTGGCAACACCAGCTATCTTTGCAGGAATTATTAAAGAATTTTCGCGTAAATAATCCAAATTACTTTCTAACATTTCTGCTCTAATGTCATCTTCAAAATCAATATCAGTATTTTCAACAGCTGTAACAATATGATCTACCAACTCACTAATTTCTGTTGCTTTTATAAATAGTGGTAGTTTTTCCCAGTCGTCTTCCAAAACTATTCTTTGTTATTTTCTATATGGTTGGCAATGAGTTTTGCATGGATTCTAGAGTTTTCAATAAACCATTTATGGGTTTCCATACCACCACAGATGACTCCTGCTAAATAAAGTCCTTCAACATTGGATTCCATGGTTTCGGGATTGTAAATAGGAATGTGCTTTTCATCCTTTGAAAATTCAATTCCAGCGTTAGCCAAAAATTTAAAATTAGGTCGATAACCCGTCAGAGCCACGACATAATCATTCGAAATTGTAATATCGCCTTCATTTGTTTTTACAATAATTTCTGTGGCTTTAATTTCCTTGATTTCTGAATTAAAATAGGCTTTAATGCTGCCTTCTTCAATACGGTTTAAAATGTCTGGTTTTACCCAATATTTTACGCGTTCGCCAATAGTGTTTCCTCTAACAATCATGGTAACGTTACCACCTTTTCTATAGATTTCGAGTGCTGCATCCACGGACGAATTACTGGCGCCTACAACCGCAATATTTTGCAAGGTATAAGGATGTGCTTCCTTATAATAGTGAAACACTTTGGGTAAAACTTCGCCAGGAACATTCAATAAATTTGGAATATCATAAAAGCCAGTAGCGATGATTACTTTTTTAGAATAATAGATGGCTTTATCAGATGCAATTTTAAATCCGTTTTTTGCCTTGTTGATATCCAATACCTTCTCATACAGATTAATATTCAAATTATTGGATGTAGAAACGCGTCTATAATATTCTAAAGCTTCGTTTCGAGTGGGTTTGGGGTTATTGCTGATAAAAGGAATTTCATCAATTTCCAATTTTTCAGACGTTGAGAAAAACGTCATGTTCAACGGATAATTGAACAATGAATTGGTCAATGCGCCTTTTTCAATTATGGTATAATCCCAATTCCTTTTTTTGCATTCTAATGCACATGCTATTCCTATTGGTCCAGCTCCAATAATTATAATGTCTTTATAAATAGTTTCCATTTAATTTTTTCAATTTATTCTCCATGGAGGATTTTTACGATTTTTTCCTGCATGATAGATAATAATAGTATTTCCATCAGGATCATTTAGATAAATTTCACTCCACAACCAAGATTGCTCTAAAATTTCGGTATTAAAAGTAATACCTTTTTGTTGGAGTTCCGAAACTGTTTTTGAAAGATTTTCGACTTCAAAATATAGCGTAACGCTATTATTGATTGGTAAATCTTCCACTTGATGTATTGAAAATGTGCAATCGCCATCCGGACATTCCAACCGCGCATATCTCGGAAGCGCATCAACCATCAGTCTTAAACCGAGTTTTTTATAAAAGCTAACAGCACTTCTAGCATCTAAAGATGAGATGGTTATTTGATTTAAGTTCATAATATTTCTTTTTTCAGCTGCTGTTTCAAATACAGCAAAAGCAAAATTCCTAAAAATCCAAGAGCAACCATAATATACCAAGTATTATTATAACCAAAATTATCAATTAATCGCAAGCCTGCACTATGTCCGAAAATATGGGCAATAGAAAACGCCATGACATACATGGAAAGGTATTCGCCTTGTTTTCCTTTTTTTGCTCTATCCATGGCAAAAGCATTAGAAAAGGGAAAAGCAATCATCTCACCGATAGTCATAAATAACATACCAACAGCTAAAATACCAATCCACGAGGTTAAATTGAGGACATAAAAACTTAACATCGTTAGAAGTAGACCCAAAAGCGTGAGACCTATTTTAGTGTTTTTTGTTTGTTCTAGCCACTTAATTAACGGCATTTCAAGCAAAAAAATAAAGAAACCATTCAGACCAAGGAGAATGCCTATGTCTAGCTCTGTTAAGTGATGGATGTCTTTATAGTAAAGTGGCAATGTAGAAAAATATTGTAAAAATATAATTCCGAATAATACCATTGCGGCAAAAAATATCCAAAATAATTTATCCTTATATACCGATATGGGATGTTCTACCACAATGTTATCTATTGCTTTTGCTACTCTAGGATTTAAAACTTTGATAAGTAAAATAGTGGCAAGGATACAGGTAATACCATCTACCCAAAATAAACCACCATAACCCAAAGTAGTTATAATAAGTCCACCAATGGCAGGTCCAGCCGAGAAACCTAAGTTAATAGCTAAACGAATTAAAGTTACGGATCTCGTCTTATTTTCTGGTTTACTATAAACGCTCATAGCAACAAACATGGCTGGTCTAAAGGTGTCAGCGACGACCATGACCAAAAAAATACCAACACAAACACTCGCAAAAGTATTTAAGAACTGCATGGCAATGAAGAGAAATCCAGTACTGAGAAGACTTCTTACCATTACTTTATAGTAACCAATAGTATCTGTTAGTTTCCCACCAATCCAAGTGCCAACGACTGAGCCTAAACCAAAAGCGCTCATAATCCAACTAACATCTGTAAAGGTAAAATTTAATTTGTCTGTTAGGTATAATGATAAAAACGGAATTACCATTGTACCAGCTCTATTTACAAATGTGATCAGTGCTAGCCACCATACTTCTCTTGAAAGCCCATGAAAGGTGCTAAGGTAATTTTGGAATAAATTTTTCATTTTGATGGTTGGTATAAAATAAAAAGTCCGACGTTAACGTCGGACTTTTAAATATTGTTTAATAGTATATATTTATAGCTACAATAGATAATGTGTCCGAATGTTTTCCGAAGAAATCACACAGGTTTGCTTTGTATATCTAATTGTATTTAACATTGTTTTTATTTTATTTCTAACTCAAAACTACAATAAAATTAGGTAAGTTGTATTTTTGAATTCTAAAATATTTTGAAATGAAGAATTTTGTATTACTTATTTTAATCGTTTTTTTTGTTGGTTGTGCTCAAGAAAAGCATCTTTTAAACGAAGAAACGGAATGGCAAAAGGAGATGAATGCAGACTTCAAGGATGCTACCAAATCGCCACTAAAGGATAAGGATAGAAAGAAATTTACGGGTTTGGATTTCTATAAGTTCGATTCTACTTATGTTGTAAAAGCAAAGTTGAAGAGAACACCAAATGCTAAACCTTTCAAGATGAAAACAACGACTGAAGAACGACCAGATTATGTAAAGTATGGCGTAGTTGCATTTACTTTAAAAGACAAAGCATACGAACTTAGTATTTATCAAAATTTAGGACTTTTAGAAGAGGAAGGTTATGAGGATTATCTTTTTCTACCATTTTTAGACGATACTAATGGCAACGGAAGTTATCCTGGCGGACGATATACAGAAGCACGTATACCAGAAGCTGATACACTAATTATAGATTTTAATACAGCTTACAATCCATATTGCGCATATAATGCCAAGTATTCTTGTCCGATTGTACCAAGAGAAAATTACATTCCTACAGAAGTTGAAGCTGGAGTGAAGGCGTTTAAAAAGTAGTGTTCAGTCTCAGTAGGCAGTTTTCGAGATTTAGCTAACCTTTTATAGGGTTTTCTCAACCAAATAATTTTCAAAAACAAGGCCTTTGAAATTCTTCTTTTGTATCTTGATGACTTCGTAATATTTATTGTCGAAAAATGGTAAGGCCGTTTTGCTTACATCAGATTTGATGACTTCAAAATCATTCATCATCACCTGCGATTCTATAATGCGCAATAATTTAGACCCAATACCTTGACGTTGATAATCCTTATGAACAAAAAGGCCATCAAAACAGTTTCCGTTTTTTAAGTAGGCGAAACCAACAATAGTTTGTTCAATTTCGGCGACAATAAAATAAAGTTTATTAATACGTTCTTCCCATTTTTCAATATCATCAGCGCCAGAGGCCCAAACTTTAATCTGTTTTTCGGAATAGTGCTTGGAATTTATATGCGTGACCGTGTCCCTAAAAATCTTAGTGATTTCGGGAATGTCTTCTACAGTTGCTTGCCTTATTTCAATTGGGTTTTTCAAAAATAACTCGTTTTATAAGCTATTAACAGTTTTTCTAATAGCCACCAAATTACCCAACAACCTTTCCAGATTATCCAAGTGTAGCATATTGGCACCATCACTTTTGGCGTTTGCAGGATCAAAATGAGTTTCAATAAACAAACCATCCACGTTGTTAACGATTCCAGCTCTGGCAATAGTCTCGATCATATCTGGTCGTCCGCCAGTAACGCCAATACTTTGGTTAGGCTGTTGTAAGGAATGCGTCACATCTAAAACCGTTGGCGCATATTGACGCATGGTTGGAATGCCTCTAAAATCAACAATCATATCTTGGTAACCGAACATAGTGCCTCGATCGGTTATCCACACTTTTTGGTTACCTGCATCTTTTACTTTTTGAACCGCATGTTTCATAGACTCAGGACTCATAAATTGTCCTTTCTTCAAATTAACCACTTTTCCGGTTTCGGCAGCGGCAACTACCAAATCGGTTTGTCTTACCAAAAACGCAGGAATTTGTAACACGTCAACATATTCAGCAGCCATTGCAGCATCCGATGTTTCGTGAATATCTGTTACTGTTGGTACATCAAAAGTTTCAGAAACCTTTCTCAGAATTTTTAAGGCTTTTTCGTTTCCTATACCTGTAAAACTATCAATTCTACTTCGATTTGCTTTCTTGAAACTCCCTTTAAATACATAAGGAATTTCAAGTTTATCAGTAATTTTTATGACTTTTTCAGCAATGCGCAATGCCATATCTTCGCCCTCAATAGCGCATGGGCCACAAAGTAAAAAGAAGTTGTTGGAATTGGTGTGTTTTAATTTTGGGATAGTGATCAAAGCTTTAAACTTAAATTGTTAGGTAGCAAAGATACGATTATGATTGCTTTGTTGGAAATATAGTTATTGGGTTATTGAATGTTTAGTCTTCAGTACTACCAATCATCAATATTAAGTGTAAAGTGAAAGTAAAAAGCTTAATGTAAAAAGACGCATCAAATTCAGATTCTTACTAGTACTATTTTTAATTATAGCACCTGATATCTCTACGGCCAAAAACTTTCAATATTGTCGATAATTTTCGGTCTTCGTCTTGATTCTTGATTCTAAAAGCGAAGCGGTCTATTATCTAACTTCAAAACTCCTTCTTAATACTGTTCCGCACCATCCAAAGAGACATTACAAAATTACCAACGACCAAAAGCCCACCATAAAAAAGGATTTTTTTAGACGATTCGGACCAATGGATAATATTGAGTATATCAAATAGATAAGCAAATATCAAATAGGAAGACAGACAGACAAACACAATACCTAATGAAAAGTTTAATTGTCTGCTCGGTTTTATCAGTTGCCATAAAAATGGAATTCCAAAAAGTAAAATCGGATAGGCCGAAATGCCTTCAAGTCTATTAAGTGTTGTAAACCAATACGCAATTACCGACAAAAAATAGAGGTAAGGGATAAATTTAGTGAATTTGCTAACCGTATGCATTTGTTAATTCTTGAGGGTTCAAATTAGTTTGCAAAAATGAAGCGATTTTGGCCCAATTAGCGATTGGTTTTTAAAATAGGCTTTACGCTGTTAATCAATTATTTAGTGAAAGATACAACTGAAATTGCTTCTACATGAAATAATAACAAATTATTAACGAAAAGACAAGAATAAGACGTACATTTGCACGCTTAAAAATGGGCATCAGTTATGACAAAGATTAAAAACATCGCAATTATTGCACACGTCGATCACGGAAAGACCACATTGGTAGATAAAATCATGTACCACTGTCAACTGTTTCGTGAAAATGAAAACACAGGAGACTTAATTCTAGATAACAACGATCTAGAGCGTGAAAGAGGTATTACCATTACCTCTAAAAACGTTTCTGTTGTTTATAAAGACACTAAAATTAATGTAATTGATACACCTGGTCACGCCGACTTTGGTGGAGAAGTTGAACGTGTATTGAACATGGCGGACGGTGTTTTACTTTTAGTTGATGCTTTTGAAGGGCCAATGCCACAAACACGCTTTGTATTACAAAAGGCGATTGATTTAGGATTAAAACCATGTGTGGTTATCAATAAAGTGGATAAGGAAAACTGTACACCAGATGAAGTACATGAGAAAGTTTTTGACTTAATGTTTGAACTTGGTGCAGAAGAATGGCAGCTGGATTTTCCAACCGTTTATGGTTCTGCAAA
Protein-coding sequences here:
- a CDS encoding DEAD/DEAH box helicase — its product is MSFKKLHPLLKESLENEGFETSNAFQKKVLPILKGGSDAYVIAPKDSGKTTALIIATIHKLKAAAFEDSPRAIIVVNDKQSALDLKDEFERFTNTTDLRVYTLYDEYDIEKQKTEVYYGQDIVIATPARLSKIYFLNGIHLGEVQLFAIEDADYLGRNNAYNHILRLSESLHKCQFMIISDTMNSKIQNYQNAFMSNAQVIK
- a CDS encoding Lrp/AsnC family transcriptional regulator, whose translation is MKIDNLNWKILKCLQQNARMSSAEIGRQVGITSPAVSERIKKMEDAEIIQGYTTFVSPFEAGYQLKALITLRAFMGMLKPFLEKVKTYDEVVNCYRITGNENIVMEVVLKNQKHLESFIDQLISYGETKTQIVLSHVVKYKEIKPL
- a CDS encoding YpdA family putative bacillithiol disulfide reductase, with protein sequence METIYKDIIIIGAGPIGIACALECKKRNWDYTIIEKGALTNSLFNYPLNMTFFSTSEKLEIDEIPFISNNPKPTRNEALEYYRRVSTSNNLNINLYEKVLDINKAKNGFKIASDKAIYYSKKVIIATGFYDIPNLLNVPGEVLPKVFHYYKEAHPYTLQNIAVVGASNSSVDAALEIYRKGGNVTMIVRGNTIGERVKYWVKPDILNRIEEGSIKAYFNSEIKEIKATEIIVKTNEGDITISNDYVVALTGYRPNFKFLANAGIEFSKDEKHIPIYNPETMESNVEGLYLAGVICGGMETHKWFIENSRIHAKLIANHIENNKE
- a CDS encoding VOC family protein; translated protein: MNLNQITISSLDARSAVSFYKKLGLRLMVDALPRYARLECPDGDCTFSIHQVEDLPINNSVTLYFEVENLSKTVSELQQKGITFNTEILEQSWLWSEIYLNDPDGNTIIIYHAGKNRKNPPWRIN
- a CDS encoding MFS transporter; protein product: MKNLFQNYLSTFHGLSREVWWLALITFVNRAGTMVIPFLSLYLTDKLNFTFTDVSWIMSAFGLGSVVGTWIGGKLTDTIGYYKVMVRSLLSTGFLFIAMQFLNTFASVCVGIFLVMVVADTFRPAMFVAMSVYSKPENKTRSVTLIRLAINLGFSAGPAIGGLIITTLGYGGLFWVDGITCILATILLIKVLNPRVAKAIDNIVVEHPISVYKDKLFWIFFAAMVLFGIIFLQYFSTLPLYYKDIHHLTELDIGILLGLNGFFIFLLEMPLIKWLEQTKNTKIGLTLLGLLLTMLSFYVLNLTSWIGILAVGMLFMTIGEMIAFPFSNAFAMDRAKKGKQGEYLSMYVMAFSIAHIFGHSAGLRLIDNFGYNNTWYIMVALGFLGILLLLYLKQQLKKEIL
- a CDS encoding DUF1684 domain-containing protein, producing MKNFVLLILIVFFVGCAQEKHLLNEETEWQKEMNADFKDATKSPLKDKDRKKFTGLDFYKFDSTYVVKAKLKRTPNAKPFKMKTTTEERPDYVKYGVVAFTLKDKAYELSIYQNLGLLEEEGYEDYLFLPFLDDTNGNGSYPGGRYTEARIPEADTLIIDFNTAYNPYCAYNAKYSCPIVPRENYIPTEVEAGVKAFKK
- a CDS encoding GNAT family N-acetyltransferase; this translates as MKNPIEIRQATVEDIPEITKIFRDTVTHINSKHYSEKQIKVWASGADDIEKWEERINKLYFIVAEIEQTIVGFAYLKNGNCFDGLFVHKDYQRQGIGSKLLRIIESQVMMNDFEVIKSDVSKTALPFFDNKYYEVIKIQKKNFKGLVFENYLVEKTL
- the kdsA gene encoding 3-deoxy-8-phosphooctulonate synthase — protein: MPKLKHTNSNNFFLLCGPCAIEGEDMALRIAEKVIKITDKLEIPYVFKGSFKKANRSRIDSFTGIGNEKALKILRKVSETFDVPTVTDIHETSDAAMAAEYVDVLQIPAFLVRQTDLVVAAAETGKVVNLKKGQFMSPESMKHAVQKVKDAGNQKVWITDRGTMFGYQDMIVDFRGIPTMRQYAPTVLDVTHSLQQPNQSIGVTGGRPDMIETIARAGIVNNVDGLFIETHFDPANAKSDGANMLHLDNLERLLGNLVAIRKTVNSL